The Xenopus tropicalis strain Nigerian chromosome 2, UCB_Xtro_10.0, whole genome shotgun sequence genome window below encodes:
- the rsf1 gene encoding remodeling and spacing factor 1 isoform X1 codes for MAAAGAEAEASPVVPCSVGSWPDFAVVCSFLERYGTVLDLPDLTFPELEEALEETGAVAKPLVELHLKLLRKIGKSVTVDRWEKYLIKVCQEYNSTWAWEMEKKGYQEMSVECKVGILKHLCECQFDDNLKFKNAINEEEADAMRLQPIGRDKDGLMYWFQLDQDHNIRMYIEEQDDQDGSTWKCIVRTRNELAETLELLKAQIDPALLKKSEPQDSSSRESPNPEEDETKKQNGEGAPEDGAIKEEKPDEKSQQSPSNCKEEDQSNGLKTEDGQPIKSSLQIKTEPVSDMETDKQIAKEENDSFKENVKPVKEERTAPKDLKEPKGSTDRVIPPQEPERAEISVIVKRADDHAEKTVEETEKMKNDQQAKIPLKKRELKLTDDFDSPVKGSLCRSVTPSKDPLFKDDGKQDEDHVKTSLSTGPDGKRLVNGEMNCEKTTLKTKVSQVENKTNSVKETVTATKEENGILNERKNSGVIKIVHGSKEPSNASSNDSSEKDIDSNSVLPSDEKTEQKALSKVPPEGTEQSKISSDTKEVAEVTTEEPAVESSEDKSAIAKETSQPDTKSEVANKDPVLEKSKENSESKTIPQNLTEDQSKSEKSKVEPKQKVESVEPIKEASKDDPVVEPEMETKKTKKPQTSKKAATGAKNLTLKLEVPSESKPKEQDEEEVPKSLENDQKTSLKCKPKDKGVSKEASDSIVIKSTQKEKKQAGKTPVEEEEKVSNTEKPASKSRSRYKHDPVDESSETEGQETTSERHKEGIKLTIRTIRVASKNRRHEVPEAQPEISEEAEESIGRTLRRSPRISRPSVKPAAEVKDRKAEKKQSDEEDKPASQRTEKDDERKTDKDSSQKIKKNKPRQRRRARWTNSRSRRRRKSSSEDESEESDSEEDSEGDSEDEENKEDGAPGEDDEPCKKCGLPNHPELILLCDSCDSGYHTACLRPPLMLIPDGEWFCPPCQHKLLCEKLDEQLQNLDVVLKKKERAERRKERLVYVGISLENIIPTQEQEEVPEVQEKEEKKKKKPKSLERRSTRARKFISYRFDEFDEAIDEAIEDDIRDADGGGGGLLHISTHTARMDCDNTKHQATGRGKDMSNITGHRGKDISTILEGEKTEGKRPQRAVSRRKKRRRLNDLDSDSNMEEEESEDEFRISDGSQDEFVVSENAEESEEDQQSNESDFGARKPRRHYRQPVRKSRRIKKRSTRWRFSDDDDDDDEEDDSDEDPQESETEGSSDYSDDYLDTRRRRSRRNQKRMVNYREESESEGSQKAARYGRGKEMRRILKRRFSSSDSNASDYSKDSDDDLQHRGRKHALRKRIRSSNDEQSEEEEKPVKKRLNRIETDEDDDDDDEEEKEEKEKEKPKPADEKPPTVEKPPATSTLPESTKKPCYRIESDDDDDFDNVGKDGSPLDYSLVDLPSTNGQSPGKTIESLIGKPSEKSQATKDTSANISQASNGTGSNQEAAVPEEDEDELLRVTDLVDYVCNSEQL; via the exons TCGCAAAGCCATTGGTGGAACTCCATTTGAAACTTTTAAGGAAAATTGGCAAATCAGTCACAGTGGATAGATGGGAAAAGTACTTAATCAag GTGTGCCAGGAATACAACAGCACTTGGGCCTGGGAGATGGAGAAGAAGGGTTACCAAGAGATGAGCGTGGAGTGCAAAGTGGGGATACTGAAG CATCTCTGCGAGTGCCAGTTTGATGACAATTTAAAGTTCAAGAACGCCATTAATGAAGAAGAAGCTGATGCTATGCGCCTCCAGCCTATCGGAAGGGATAAGGACGGTCTGATGTACTGGTTTCAATTGGATCAGGATCACAACATCCGCATGTACATAGAGGAGCAAGACGATCAAGATGGTTCCACGTGGAAATGTATTGTCAG GACTAGGAATGAGCTTGCAGAAACTCTTGAACTGCTGAAAGCACAGATAGACCCTGCCTTGCTAAAGAAATCTGAACCACAAGACAGTTCATCTCGTGAAAGTCCTAACCCAGAAGAGGATGAAACTAAGAAACAAAACGGGG AGGGAGCGCCAGAGGATGGAGCAATTAAGGAAGAAAAGCCAGATGAAAAGAGTCAGCAGTCTCCATCCAACTGTAAGGAGGAAGATCAAAGTAATGGCCTTAAAACAGAAGATGGTCAACCTATAAAATCATCTTTGCAAATAAAGACAGAGCCTGTTTCAGACATGGAGACGGACAAGCAAATTGCCAAAGAAGAGAATGACTCCTTCAAGGAAAATGTAAAGCCTGTGAAAGAGGAAAGAACAGCACCAAAGGACTTAAAGGAACCCAAAGGGAGCACTGATAGGGTAATTCCACCTCAAGAACCTGAAAGGGCTGAAATATCAGTGATCGTAAAACGCGCAGATGATCATGCGGAAAAGACGGTGGAGGAAACGGAGAAGATGAAGAACGATCAGCAAGCAAAAATTCCTCTGAAAAAACGGGAACTGAAACTGACAGATGATTTTGATAGCCCCGTTAAAGGTTCCCTTTGTAGATCTGTTACTCCTTCAAAAGATCCATTGTTTAAAGATGACGGAAAGCAAGATGAGGACCATGTTAAGACCAGTTTAAGCACTGGTCCTGATGGAAAGCGACTGGTTAATGGTGAAATGAACTGTGAAAAAACAACGCTCAAAACAAAGGTGAGCCAAGTGGAGAATAAAACCAACAGCGTGAAAGAGACTGTTACTGCCACCAAGGAAGAAAATGGCATCTTAAATGAGAGAAAAAACTCTGGAGTTATCAAAATTGTTCACGGCTCCAAAGAGCCTAGCAATGCCTCTAGCAACGACAGTTCGGAAAAAGACATTGATAGTAATTCTGTATTGCCATCGGATGAAAAAACGGAGCAAAAAGCACTTTCAAAGGTACCACCAGAAGGCACTGAGCAGAGTAAAATCAGCAGCGATACCAAGGAAGTAGCAGAAGTAACAACAGAAGAACCAGCAGTTGAGTCCAGTGAAGATAAGTCAGCCATAGCCAAGGAGACATCACAACCAGATACAAAGAGTGAAGTGGCCAATAAAGACCCAGTTTTAGAAAAATCAAAAGAAAACAGTGAATCTAAAACCATTCCCCAGAATTTGACAGAGGATCAGAGCAAATCAGAAAAGTCAAAGGTAGAGCCTAAACAAAAGGTTGAATCTGTTGAACCCATTAAAGAAGCTAGTAAAGATGATCCTGTGGTTGAGCCAGAAATGGAAACAAAGAAGACTAAAAAACCACAGACCTCTAAAAAAGCTGCTACAGGTGCAAAGAATTTAACGCTTAAACTTGAAGTACCTTCTGAAAGCAAACCCAAGGAGCAAGATGAGGAAGAGGTCCCCAAATCTTTGGAGAACGATCAAAAAACCTCTTTGAAATGTAAACCTAAAGATAAAGGTGTTTCAAAAGAAGCCAGTGACAGTATTGTGATTAAATCTACCCAGAAAGAGAAAAAGCAAGCAGGTAAAACTCCGGTGGAGGAAGAGGAGAAGGTCTCAAATACAGAGAAACCGGCTTCAAAGAGTAGATCTAGATATAAGCATGACCCAGTGGATGAGAGCAGTGAGACAGAAGGTCAGGAAACAACATCAGAGAGGCATAAAGAGGGAATAAAGTTGACAATTCGGACTATCCGGGTGGCCAGTAAGAATAGGAGACATGAGGTACCGGAGGCACAGCCTGAAATTTCAGAGGAGGCTGAGGAAAGTATCGGTCGCACATTGAGGCGTTCCCCTCGAATTTCCCGCCCTTCGGTGAAGCCAGCTGCTGAAGTCAAAGATCGAAAGGCAGAAAAGAAACAAAGCGACGAGGAAGACAAGCCTGCTTCTCAGAGAACAGAGAAAGATGACGAGAGAAAGACTGATAAAGACTcaagccaaaaaataaaaaag AATAAACCAAGGCAGAGGAGGCGAGCGCGTTGGACAAACTCTCGGTCGCGGCGGAGACGCAAATCTTCCAGTGAGGATGAAAGTGAGGAGTCTGACAGTGAGGAGGATTCAGAGGGGGATTCAGAAGATGAAGAGAATAAGGAAGATGGTGCCCCCGGTGAAGATGATGAGCCTTGCAAGAAGTGTGGCCTCCCCAACCACCCAGAATTG ATTTTGTTGTGTGACTCCTGTGACAGTGGATACCATACGGCTTGCCTTAGGCCACCCCTGATGTTGATTCCAGACGGAGAATGGTTCTGCCCTCCATGCCAACAT AAGCTACTGTGTGAAAAACTGGATGAGCAGTTACAGAATTTAGATGTGGTTCTGAAGAAGAAGGAGCGAGCAGAGAGGAG GAAAGAACGGTTAGTTTACGTTGGAATCAGCCTCGAGAACATCATCCCAACTCAA GAACAAGAGGAGGTGCCGGAGGTacaggaaaaagaagaaaagaagaaaaagaaaccaAAGTCATTGGAAAGACGGTCCACAAGAGCAAGAAAGTTCATAAGCTACAG GTTTGATGAATTCGATGAAGCAATCGATGAAGCAATAGAAGATGATATCAGAGATGCAGATGGAGGGGGTGGAG GACTGTTGCACATTAGCACACATACCGCACGTATGGACTGTGATAACACAAAGCATCAGG CTACTGGTCGAGGGAAGGACATGTCCAACATCACTGGGCACCGAGGAAAGGACATTTCCACCATTTTGGAAGGAGAAAAGACAGAAGGAAAACGGCCACAGAGAGCAGTCTCTCGCCGTAAAAAACGCAGGCGGCTGAATGACTTGGACAGTGACAGCAACATGGAAGAGGAGGAAAGTGAAGATGAGTTCCGGATTAGCGACGG ATCTCAGGATGAGTTTGTAGTGTCTGAGAATGCAGAAGAGAGCGAGGAAGACCAGCAATCAAACGAGAGTGACTTTGGTGCACGCAAACCAAGGAGGCACTACCGGCAGCCAGTGAGGAAAAGTAGGCGCATAAAAAAGCGGTCTACAAGGTGGAGATTTTcggatgatgacgacgatgatgaTGAGGAGGACGACTCTGATGAGGATCCTCAGGAGTCTG AAACTGAAGGCTCCAGTGATTATAGCGACGATTATCTGGATACTCGCAGGAGGCGATCGCGGAGAAACCAAAAACGCATGGTGAATTACAGAGAAGAGTCTGAAAGCGAAGGCTCACAGAAAGCAGCTCGTTACGGCAGAGGCAAAGAGATGAGGAGGATACTCAAGCGTAGGTTTTCCAGCTCTGACAGCAATG CGAGCGACTACTCCAAAGACTCGGACGATGACCTGCAACATAGGGGTAGGAAGCATGCATTGCGGAAACGAATTAGAAGTTCCAATGATGAGCAGTCTGAAGAGGAGGAGAAACCAGTCAAAAAACGACTCAACCGAATTGAGACAGATGAGGATGATGACGACGACGATgaagaggagaaggaggagaaggagaaggaaaaaccAAAACCCGCAGATGAAAAGCCTCCTACAGTAGAAAAACCACCCGCCACAAGCACTCTCCCAGAAAGCACTAAAAAGCCTTGTTACCGGATAGAGAGCGACGATGACGATGATTTTGATAACGTAGGGAAAGACGGAAGCCCGTTGGACTATAGTTTGGTGGATTTACCCTCCACCAATGGACAAAGCCCGGGGAAAACTATTGAAAGTTTGATTGGGAAGCCAAGTGAAAAAAGTCAGGCTACTAAGGACACTTCAGCCAATATCAGCCAGGCTTCCAACGGGACAGGTAGTAACCAGGAAGCCGCAGTGCCAGAGGAAGACGAAGACGAACTCTTGCGAGTAACTGACCTTGTGGATTATGTCTGTAACAGTGAACAGTTATaa
- the rsf1 gene encoding remodeling and spacing factor 1 isoform X2, with protein sequence MAAAGAEAEASPVVPCSVGSWPDFAVVCSFLERYGTVLDLPDLTFPELEEALEETGAVAKPLVELHLKLLRKIGKSVTVDRWEKYLIKVCQEYNSTWAWEMEKKGYQEMSVECKVGILKHLCECQFDDNLKFKNAINEEEADAMRLQPIGRDKDGLMYWFQLDQDHNIRMYIEEQDDQDGSTWKCIVRTRNELAETLELLKAQIDPALLKKSEPQDSSSRESPNPEEDETKKQNGEGAPEDGAIKEEKPDEKSQQSPSNCKEEDQSNGLKTEDGQPIKSSLQIKTEPVSDMETDKQIAKEENDSFKENVKPVKEERTAPKDLKEPKGSTDRVIPPQEPERAEISVIVKRADDHAEKTVEETEKMKNDQQAKIPLKKRELKLTDDFDSPVKGSLCRSVTPSKDPLFKDDGKQDEDHVKTSLSTGPDGKRLVNGEMNCEKTTLKTKVSQVENKTNSVKETVTATKEENGILNERKNSGVIKIVHGSKEPSNASSNDSSEKDIDSNSVLPSDEKTEQKALSKVPPEGTEQSKISSDTKEVAEVTTEEPAVESSEDKSAIAKETSQPDTKSEVANKDPVLEKSKENSESKTIPQNLTEDQSKSEKSKVEPKQKVESVEPIKEASKDDPVVEPEMETKKTKKPQTSKKAATGAKNLTLKLEVPSESKPKEQDEEEVPKSLENDQKTSLKCKPKDKGVSKEASDSIVIKSTQKEKKQAGKTPVEEEEKVSNTEKPASKSRSRYKHDPVDESSETEGQETTSERHKEGIKLTIRTIRVASKNRRHEVPEAQPEISEEAEESIGRTLRRSPRISRPSVKPAAEVKDRKAEKKQSDEEDKPASQRTEKDDERKTDKDSSQKIKKNKPRQRRRARWTNSRSRRRRKSSSEDESEESDSEEDSEGDSEDEENKEDGAPGEDDEPCKKCGLPNHPELILLCDSCDSGYHTACLRPPLMLIPDGEWFCPPCQHKLLCEKLDEQLQNLDVVLKKKERAERRKERLVYVGISLENIIPTQEQEEVPEVQEKEEKKKKKPKSLERRSTRARKFISYRFDEFDEAIDEAIEDDIRDADGGGGATGRGKDMSNITGHRGKDISTILEGEKTEGKRPQRAVSRRKKRRRLNDLDSDSNMEEEESEDEFRISDGSQDEFVVSENAEESEEDQQSNESDFGARKPRRHYRQPVRKSRRIKKRSTRWRFSDDDDDDDEEDDSDEDPQESETEGSSDYSDDYLDTRRRRSRRNQKRMVNYREESESEGSQKAARYGRGKEMRRILKRRFSSSDSNASDYSKDSDDDLQHRGRKHALRKRIRSSNDEQSEEEEKPVKKRLNRIETDEDDDDDDEEEKEEKEKEKPKPADEKPPTVEKPPATSTLPESTKKPCYRIESDDDDDFDNVGKDGSPLDYSLVDLPSTNGQSPGKTIESLIGKPSEKSQATKDTSANISQASNGTGSNQEAAVPEEDEDELLRVTDLVDYVCNSEQL encoded by the exons TCGCAAAGCCATTGGTGGAACTCCATTTGAAACTTTTAAGGAAAATTGGCAAATCAGTCACAGTGGATAGATGGGAAAAGTACTTAATCAag GTGTGCCAGGAATACAACAGCACTTGGGCCTGGGAGATGGAGAAGAAGGGTTACCAAGAGATGAGCGTGGAGTGCAAAGTGGGGATACTGAAG CATCTCTGCGAGTGCCAGTTTGATGACAATTTAAAGTTCAAGAACGCCATTAATGAAGAAGAAGCTGATGCTATGCGCCTCCAGCCTATCGGAAGGGATAAGGACGGTCTGATGTACTGGTTTCAATTGGATCAGGATCACAACATCCGCATGTACATAGAGGAGCAAGACGATCAAGATGGTTCCACGTGGAAATGTATTGTCAG GACTAGGAATGAGCTTGCAGAAACTCTTGAACTGCTGAAAGCACAGATAGACCCTGCCTTGCTAAAGAAATCTGAACCACAAGACAGTTCATCTCGTGAAAGTCCTAACCCAGAAGAGGATGAAACTAAGAAACAAAACGGGG AGGGAGCGCCAGAGGATGGAGCAATTAAGGAAGAAAAGCCAGATGAAAAGAGTCAGCAGTCTCCATCCAACTGTAAGGAGGAAGATCAAAGTAATGGCCTTAAAACAGAAGATGGTCAACCTATAAAATCATCTTTGCAAATAAAGACAGAGCCTGTTTCAGACATGGAGACGGACAAGCAAATTGCCAAAGAAGAGAATGACTCCTTCAAGGAAAATGTAAAGCCTGTGAAAGAGGAAAGAACAGCACCAAAGGACTTAAAGGAACCCAAAGGGAGCACTGATAGGGTAATTCCACCTCAAGAACCTGAAAGGGCTGAAATATCAGTGATCGTAAAACGCGCAGATGATCATGCGGAAAAGACGGTGGAGGAAACGGAGAAGATGAAGAACGATCAGCAAGCAAAAATTCCTCTGAAAAAACGGGAACTGAAACTGACAGATGATTTTGATAGCCCCGTTAAAGGTTCCCTTTGTAGATCTGTTACTCCTTCAAAAGATCCATTGTTTAAAGATGACGGAAAGCAAGATGAGGACCATGTTAAGACCAGTTTAAGCACTGGTCCTGATGGAAAGCGACTGGTTAATGGTGAAATGAACTGTGAAAAAACAACGCTCAAAACAAAGGTGAGCCAAGTGGAGAATAAAACCAACAGCGTGAAAGAGACTGTTACTGCCACCAAGGAAGAAAATGGCATCTTAAATGAGAGAAAAAACTCTGGAGTTATCAAAATTGTTCACGGCTCCAAAGAGCCTAGCAATGCCTCTAGCAACGACAGTTCGGAAAAAGACATTGATAGTAATTCTGTATTGCCATCGGATGAAAAAACGGAGCAAAAAGCACTTTCAAAGGTACCACCAGAAGGCACTGAGCAGAGTAAAATCAGCAGCGATACCAAGGAAGTAGCAGAAGTAACAACAGAAGAACCAGCAGTTGAGTCCAGTGAAGATAAGTCAGCCATAGCCAAGGAGACATCACAACCAGATACAAAGAGTGAAGTGGCCAATAAAGACCCAGTTTTAGAAAAATCAAAAGAAAACAGTGAATCTAAAACCATTCCCCAGAATTTGACAGAGGATCAGAGCAAATCAGAAAAGTCAAAGGTAGAGCCTAAACAAAAGGTTGAATCTGTTGAACCCATTAAAGAAGCTAGTAAAGATGATCCTGTGGTTGAGCCAGAAATGGAAACAAAGAAGACTAAAAAACCACAGACCTCTAAAAAAGCTGCTACAGGTGCAAAGAATTTAACGCTTAAACTTGAAGTACCTTCTGAAAGCAAACCCAAGGAGCAAGATGAGGAAGAGGTCCCCAAATCTTTGGAGAACGATCAAAAAACCTCTTTGAAATGTAAACCTAAAGATAAAGGTGTTTCAAAAGAAGCCAGTGACAGTATTGTGATTAAATCTACCCAGAAAGAGAAAAAGCAAGCAGGTAAAACTCCGGTGGAGGAAGAGGAGAAGGTCTCAAATACAGAGAAACCGGCTTCAAAGAGTAGATCTAGATATAAGCATGACCCAGTGGATGAGAGCAGTGAGACAGAAGGTCAGGAAACAACATCAGAGAGGCATAAAGAGGGAATAAAGTTGACAATTCGGACTATCCGGGTGGCCAGTAAGAATAGGAGACATGAGGTACCGGAGGCACAGCCTGAAATTTCAGAGGAGGCTGAGGAAAGTATCGGTCGCACATTGAGGCGTTCCCCTCGAATTTCCCGCCCTTCGGTGAAGCCAGCTGCTGAAGTCAAAGATCGAAAGGCAGAAAAGAAACAAAGCGACGAGGAAGACAAGCCTGCTTCTCAGAGAACAGAGAAAGATGACGAGAGAAAGACTGATAAAGACTcaagccaaaaaataaaaaag AATAAACCAAGGCAGAGGAGGCGAGCGCGTTGGACAAACTCTCGGTCGCGGCGGAGACGCAAATCTTCCAGTGAGGATGAAAGTGAGGAGTCTGACAGTGAGGAGGATTCAGAGGGGGATTCAGAAGATGAAGAGAATAAGGAAGATGGTGCCCCCGGTGAAGATGATGAGCCTTGCAAGAAGTGTGGCCTCCCCAACCACCCAGAATTG ATTTTGTTGTGTGACTCCTGTGACAGTGGATACCATACGGCTTGCCTTAGGCCACCCCTGATGTTGATTCCAGACGGAGAATGGTTCTGCCCTCCATGCCAACAT AAGCTACTGTGTGAAAAACTGGATGAGCAGTTACAGAATTTAGATGTGGTTCTGAAGAAGAAGGAGCGAGCAGAGAGGAG GAAAGAACGGTTAGTTTACGTTGGAATCAGCCTCGAGAACATCATCCCAACTCAA GAACAAGAGGAGGTGCCGGAGGTacaggaaaaagaagaaaagaagaaaaagaaaccaAAGTCATTGGAAAGACGGTCCACAAGAGCAAGAAAGTTCATAAGCTACAG GTTTGATGAATTCGATGAAGCAATCGATGAAGCAATAGAAGATGATATCAGAGATGCAGATGGAGGGGGTGGAG CTACTGGTCGAGGGAAGGACATGTCCAACATCACTGGGCACCGAGGAAAGGACATTTCCACCATTTTGGAAGGAGAAAAGACAGAAGGAAAACGGCCACAGAGAGCAGTCTCTCGCCGTAAAAAACGCAGGCGGCTGAATGACTTGGACAGTGACAGCAACATGGAAGAGGAGGAAAGTGAAGATGAGTTCCGGATTAGCGACGG ATCTCAGGATGAGTTTGTAGTGTCTGAGAATGCAGAAGAGAGCGAGGAAGACCAGCAATCAAACGAGAGTGACTTTGGTGCACGCAAACCAAGGAGGCACTACCGGCAGCCAGTGAGGAAAAGTAGGCGCATAAAAAAGCGGTCTACAAGGTGGAGATTTTcggatgatgacgacgatgatgaTGAGGAGGACGACTCTGATGAGGATCCTCAGGAGTCTG AAACTGAAGGCTCCAGTGATTATAGCGACGATTATCTGGATACTCGCAGGAGGCGATCGCGGAGAAACCAAAAACGCATGGTGAATTACAGAGAAGAGTCTGAAAGCGAAGGCTCACAGAAAGCAGCTCGTTACGGCAGAGGCAAAGAGATGAGGAGGATACTCAAGCGTAGGTTTTCCAGCTCTGACAGCAATG CGAGCGACTACTCCAAAGACTCGGACGATGACCTGCAACATAGGGGTAGGAAGCATGCATTGCGGAAACGAATTAGAAGTTCCAATGATGAGCAGTCTGAAGAGGAGGAGAAACCAGTCAAAAAACGACTCAACCGAATTGAGACAGATGAGGATGATGACGACGACGATgaagaggagaaggaggagaaggagaaggaaaaaccAAAACCCGCAGATGAAAAGCCTCCTACAGTAGAAAAACCACCCGCCACAAGCACTCTCCCAGAAAGCACTAAAAAGCCTTGTTACCGGATAGAGAGCGACGATGACGATGATTTTGATAACGTAGGGAAAGACGGAAGCCCGTTGGACTATAGTTTGGTGGATTTACCCTCCACCAATGGACAAAGCCCGGGGAAAACTATTGAAAGTTTGATTGGGAAGCCAAGTGAAAAAAGTCAGGCTACTAAGGACACTTCAGCCAATATCAGCCAGGCTTCCAACGGGACAGGTAGTAACCAGGAAGCCGCAGTGCCAGAGGAAGACGAAGACGAACTCTTGCGAGTAACTGACCTTGTGGATTATGTCTGTAACAGTGAACAGTTATaa